The following coding sequences are from one Passer domesticus isolate bPasDom1 chromosome 11, bPasDom1.hap1, whole genome shotgun sequence window:
- the EFHD1 gene encoding EF-hand domain-containing protein D1: MASQELAQKLQRRLQLEESGAAAEGEAEAVKGAAAAEEVEERSCLTASAGAELSAKLCRRQDINEGAAQPRRAAVFNPYTEFKEFSRRQIKDMERMFRLYDSGRDGYIDLMELKLMMEKLGAPQTHLGLKNMIKEVDEDFDGKLSFREFLLIFHKAAAGELEEDSGLLTLAKLSEIDVSIEGVKGAKNFFEAKAQALSSASKFEAEIKAEQDERKREEEERKHRRAAFRELKSAFTQ; encoded by the exons ATGGCCTCGCAGGAGCTGGCGCAGAAGCTGCAGCGGcggctgcagctggaggagagCGGGGCAGCGGCGGAGGGCGAGGCAGAGGCGGTcaagggcgcggcggcggccgagGAGGTGGAAGAGCGGAGCTGCTTGACGGCCAGTGCGGGCGCAGAGCTGAGCGCTAAGCTGTGCCGGCGGCAGGACATAAACGAGGGCGCGGCGCAGCCCCGGCGGGCCGCCGTCTTCAACCCCTACACCGAGTTCAAGGAGTTCAGCCGCCGGCAGATCAAGGACATGGAGCGCATGTTCCGCCT GTATGACTCGGGACGGGATGGATATATCGACCTGATGGAGCTGAAGCTCATGATGGAAAAGCTGGGAGCCCCACAGACCCACCTGGGGCTGAAGAACATGATCAAGGAGGTGGATGAAGACTTTGATGGGAAGCTCAGCTTCCGTGAG TTCCTGCTGATTTTCCATAAAGCTGCAGCTGGGGAACTCGAGGAGGACAGCGGCCTGTTGACTCTTGCGAAGCTCTCGGAGATAGATGTATCCATTGAGGGAGTCAAAGGAGCCAAGAACTTCTTTGAAGCTAAG GCTCAAGCCCTCTCCTCAGCCAGTAAGTTTGAAGCAGAGATAAAAGCTGAGCAGGATGAGCGAAAGcgggaagaggaggagaggaagcaCCGGCGAGCGGCTTTCAGGGAGTTAAAGTCTGCATTTACCCAGTAA